A stretch of the Natribaculum luteum genome encodes the following:
- the arsB gene encoding ACR3 family arsenite efflux transporter, with product MSNADTHDHGPNCGCESCGDPQSMDFLDKYLTVWIFGAMAIGVGLGFVAPSVTQPIQDLHLVQIGLIAMMYPPLAKADYSQLRAVFTNWRVLGLSLIQNWLIGPTLMFGLAVVFFSGLVPGLPARPEYFLGLVFIGMARCIAMVLVWNELAEGSTEYVTGLVAFNSLFQIVTYGVYVWFFGLFLPPLLGMETLVAGIETFNVTPSQVFGAIVVFLGIPFAGGFLTRYVGTRTKGEEWYDETFVPKIDPLTLVALLFTVVVMFATQGENIVASPGDVLLIAVPLTIYFVVMFLVSFGMGKGIGADYSTTTAIGFTAASNNFELAIAVAVAVFGVGSGVAFATVVGPLIEVPVLLALVNVALYFQRQLDWSGTTTGRLEATAPDQASNDD from the coding sequence ATGAGTAACGCCGATACCCACGACCACGGACCGAACTGCGGCTGCGAGAGTTGCGGCGACCCGCAGTCGATGGATTTCCTCGATAAGTATCTCACCGTCTGGATCTTCGGCGCGATGGCGATCGGCGTCGGTCTCGGCTTCGTCGCACCGTCGGTCACTCAACCGATTCAGGATCTGCACCTCGTCCAGATCGGTTTGATTGCGATGATGTACCCACCGCTGGCAAAAGCGGACTACTCGCAGCTTCGGGCTGTCTTCACCAACTGGCGCGTCCTCGGATTGAGTCTCATCCAGAACTGGCTCATCGGCCCGACGCTGATGTTCGGACTGGCAGTCGTCTTCTTTAGCGGACTCGTCCCCGGCCTTCCCGCACGCCCGGAGTACTTCCTCGGTCTCGTCTTCATCGGGATGGCCCGGTGTATCGCGATGGTACTCGTCTGGAACGAACTCGCCGAGGGGTCGACCGAGTACGTGACCGGGCTCGTCGCCTTCAACAGTCTCTTCCAGATCGTCACCTACGGGGTGTACGTCTGGTTCTTCGGGCTGTTCCTCCCGCCGCTGCTCGGGATGGAGACGCTCGTCGCCGGTATCGAGACGTTCAACGTGACGCCGTCCCAGGTATTCGGGGCGATCGTCGTTTTCCTCGGCATTCCCTTCGCCGGTGGATTCCTCACCCGGTACGTCGGCACCCGAACGAAGGGCGAGGAATGGTACGACGAAACGTTCGTTCCGAAAATCGACCCGCTGACACTGGTCGCGTTGCTGTTCACAGTCGTCGTGATGTTCGCCACCCAGGGAGAGAACATCGTCGCCTCACCCGGTGACGTGCTCCTGATCGCCGTGCCGCTGACGATCTACTTCGTGGTGATGTTCCTCGTGAGCTTCGGCATGGGCAAAGGGATCGGCGCAGACTACTCGACGACGACTGCGATCGGCTTCACCGCCGCTTCGAACAACTTCGAACTCGCAATTGCAGTGGCCGTCGCGGTCTTCGGGGTCGGCTCTGGCGTTGCCTTCGCGACGGTCGTCGGCCCGCTGATCGAGGTTCCCGTCCTGCTCGCACTAGTCAACGTCGCCCTCTACTTCCAGCGCCAGCTCGACTGGAGCGGGACAACGACCGGTCGGCTCGAGGCAACTGCGCCTGATCAGGCCTCCAATGACGACTAA
- a CDS encoding ArsR/SmtB family transcription factor, giving the protein MSTATQRLQRYLEDELEDCRPEDVDQRLEELDALEAVLSTDQIEADLNVLTALANETRYKLVRLLVAADGELCVCELNAMVDASESAISHALSDLTDAGLVTRRKDGRWRKYRASNVAVSLLTLLDGVVTGQVTDD; this is encoded by the coding sequence ATGTCAACAGCGACTCAGCGTCTCCAGCGATACCTCGAGGACGAACTCGAGGATTGTCGTCCCGAGGACGTCGACCAACGGCTCGAGGAGCTCGATGCACTCGAGGCGGTGCTCTCGACCGACCAGATCGAGGCCGACCTCAACGTACTGACGGCGCTCGCGAACGAGACGCGGTACAAGCTCGTTCGGCTGCTCGTGGCTGCCGACGGCGAACTCTGTGTCTGTGAACTGAACGCGATGGTCGACGCCAGCGAGAGCGCGATCAGTCACGCCCTCTCGGATCTGACCGACGCGGGCCTGGTGACACGCCGAAAAGATGGCCGATGGCGGAAGTACCGTGCCTCGAACGTCGCCGTGTCTCTGCTAACCCTGCTGGACGGTGTGGTCACGGGTCAGGTGACCGATGACTGA